The proteins below are encoded in one region of Penicillium psychrofluorescens genome assembly, chromosome: 4:
- a CDS encoding uncharacterized protein (ID:PFLUO_005799-T1.cds;~source:funannotate) translates to MPLLDASAEALPDIYLQRAASILGMAAHVFVRMEGSEPLTLKYDGHSDILPPSLENPWTVVCKRLGRPAPALTYVDGVVANFTSTSVSHSGVTLENLELLVPTVGTKEERTFIGIMIEINAKTIPILHQIIEAQRSVLAQDSSSLKDAIRSLHTLLKHVTKILNKLHANRAHKSFIDPILWTLTVANLGIPWVKGAVGAAGTAHPFFHMMDEFTGRSEYNTGIGKEAQIVRATYPVHWRQFLEVITEVSVTEYVAASKDRELMDLWKTFTSSYHGKDGLLGFHRRKVFGFLAVSFRIGRSTTINGLGRKHRTEPWQEADQELEKARLERRCLDPDEHNPDTEPSSNKLFVSQLIKHNSEETGYWFSAKRSVYDASTFMQKHPGGDTVIALCSGQEITDSLKAIGHLSNPSTRNKLETYRIGTLEKPKFASSQSEGLYMAAVDLGQKAAEMENVYRRNFQFLKGKLTMLDEPEVLTPKKAHHLLDAKNRLQDEHVPVLAMLLDALLDSIAKLDMKLDLSTTRAQMVGLVAPETKLGTSTRFSNYEMAVDMLQKDLSRLTEVKELVAIALGTFEDPGFTYSEQ, encoded by the coding sequence ATGCCACTGCTTGACGCATCCGCCGAAGCTTTGCCCGACATTTACCTCCAACGGGCCGCCAGCATCCTAGGAATGGCGGCCCATGTGTTTGTTCGCATGGAAGGAAGCGAGCCTCTCACATTGAAATACGACGGTCATAGCGATATACTGCCGCCGTCGCTTGAGAACCCGTGGACCGTCGTGTGCAAACGTCTTGGGCGACCAGCCCCGGCTCTCACCTACGTTGACGGGGTGGTAGCCAATTTCACATCAACCAGCGTGTCACACAGTGGCGTGACGCTCGAAAACTTGGAGTTGCTCGTTCCAACCGTCGGCACCAAAGAAGAGCGCACATTCATTGGCATAATGATTGAAATAAACGCCAAAACGATACCAATTCTACATCAAATCATAGAGGCCCAAAGATCCGTCTTAGCTCAAGATTCCTCCTCGCTCAAAGACGCAATACGAAGTCTCCATACACTCTTAAAGCATGTCACCAAGATTCTGAATAAGCTCCATGCGAACCGAGCTCACAAGTCTTTTATTGATCCCATCTTATGGACGCTCACCGTAGCGAATTTGGGAATCCCTTGGGTGAAAGGTGCGGTTGGAGCGGCAGGTACAGCACATCCTTTTTTTCACATGATGGATGAATTCACCGGACGCTCTGAATATAACACGGGTATCGGCAAAGAAGCGCAAATTGTTCGAGCTACGTATCCTGTCCATTGGCGCCAATTTCTCGAGGTTATCACAGAAGTGTCGGTCACGGAATACGTTGCTGCCTCCAAGGATAGAGAATTAATGGACCTCTGGAAAACCTTTACATCCTCATACCACGGCAAAGACGGTTTACTGGGGTTCCACCGGCGAAAGGTATTCGGCTTCCTTGCTGTCTCGTTCAGGATTGGTCGAAGTACAACCATCAATGGTCTAGGTCGCAAGCACCGGACCGAGCCTTGGCAAGAGGCCGATCAAGAATTGGAAAAGGCACGTCTAGAACGCAGATGTCTCGACCCAGATGAACACAATCCGGATACCGAACCTAGCTCAAACAAACTCTTTGTGTCCCAGCTCATAAAACATAACTCAGAAGAAACTGGTTATTGGTTTTCGGCCAAAAGGAGTGTGTACGACGCAAGTACATTTATGCAGAAGCATCCAGGAGGGGATACTGTGATTGCGTTGTGCAGTGGCCAAGAAATTACCGACAGCTTGAAGGCAATCGGTCATTTGTCGAACCCTTCGACCCGCAATAAATTGGAAACCTATCGGATAGGCACCCTGGAAAAACCGAAATTCGCTTCTTCACAATCAGAAGGGCTTTACATGGCCGCCGTTGATCTTGGACAAAAGGCAGCCGAAATGGAAAACGTGTACCGGAGAAATTTCCAGTTTTTGAAAGGGAAACTTACCATGCTGGACGAACCAGAGGTTCTCACACCTAAGAAGGCACACCACCTACTTGATGCAAAGAATAGGCTCCAGGACGAGCATGTGCCGGTATTGGCAATGCTTCTAGATGCCCTACTCGATAGTATCGCGAAGTTGGACATGAAGCTTGACCTGAGTACCACTCGTGCGCAAATGGTCGGCCTTGTTGCGCCCGAAACAAAACTTGGAACTTCAACCCGTTTCTCAAACTATGAAATGGCGGTAGACATGCTACAGAAAGACTTGAGTCGATTGACTGAAGTAAAAGAGCTTGTTGCGATCGCGCTTGGAACTTTCGAAGACCCTGGTTTCACATATTCTGAGCAAA